In Thermus islandicus DSM 21543, one genomic interval encodes:
- a CDS encoding type II toxin-antitoxin system HicA family toxin, protein MGGREELLARVRVRVTRCSWEDFLRLAEAYGFSLKVGKGSRRRLVHPTGLVVSVHEPHPRSCSSRSGKGLVESHREA, encoded by the coding sequence ATGGGCGGGAGAGAGGAGCTTCTCGCCAGGGTCCGCGTCCGGGTCACCAGGTGTTCCTGGGAAGATTTCCTGCGCTTGGCCGAGGCTTACGGCTTCTCCCTGAAAGTGGGCAAGGGTAGCAGGAGGAGGCTTGTGCATCCTACTGGCTTAGTGGTAAGTGTCCACGAGCCCCACCCGCGATCCTGTTCATCCCGAAGCGGTAAAGGCCTTGTTGAGAGCCATAGGGAGGCTTGA
- a CDS encoding O-acetylhomoserine aminocarboxypropyltransferase/cysteine synthase family protein: MRFETLQLHAGYEPEPTTLSRQVPIYPTTSYVFQSPEHAASLFALKAFGNIYSRIQNPTVDVLEKRLAALEGGKAALATSSGHAAQFLALTTLAQAGDNLVSTPNLYGGTFNQFKVTLRRLGIEVRFTSREERPEEFLALTDDRTRAWWVESIGNPALNLPDLEALAQAAREKGVALIVDNTFGMGGYLLRPLEWGAALVTHSLTKWAGGHGAVIAGAIVDGGNFPWENGRYPLLTEPQPGYHGLRLTEAFGELAFIVKARVDGLRDQGQALGPFEAWVVLLGLETLSLRAERHVENTLHLAHWLLDQPQVAWVNYPGLEGHPHYERAQKYFQGKPGAVLTFGLKGGYEAAKRFISRLKLISHLANVGDTRTLAIHPASTTHSQLSPEEQALAGVSPEMVRLSVGLEHVEDLKAELKEALA, from the coding sequence ATGCGCTTTGAGACCCTGCAGCTCCACGCGGGCTACGAGCCCGAGCCCACCACCTTAAGCCGTCAGGTCCCCATCTACCCCACCACGAGCTACGTCTTCCAAAGCCCCGAGCACGCCGCAAGCCTCTTCGCCCTAAAGGCCTTCGGGAACATCTACTCCCGCATCCAAAACCCCACGGTGGACGTGCTGGAAAAGCGCCTCGCGGCCCTGGAAGGGGGCAAGGCGGCTTTGGCCACCTCAAGCGGCCACGCGGCCCAGTTCCTGGCCCTCACCACCCTGGCCCAGGCGGGGGACAACCTCGTCTCCACTCCCAACCTTTACGGGGGGACCTTCAACCAGTTCAAGGTGACCCTGAGGCGCCTCGGCATAGAGGTGCGCTTCACCTCCCGCGAGGAGCGCCCCGAGGAGTTCCTGGCCCTGACGGACGATCGGACCCGGGCCTGGTGGGTGGAGTCCATCGGCAACCCCGCCCTCAACCTCCCCGACCTCGAGGCCTTAGCCCAGGCCGCCCGGGAAAAAGGGGTGGCCCTCATCGTGGACAACACCTTCGGCATGGGAGGCTACCTCCTTAGGCCCCTGGAGTGGGGGGCCGCCCTGGTCACCCACTCCCTCACCAAGTGGGCGGGCGGGCACGGGGCGGTGATCGCCGGGGCCATCGTGGACGGGGGGAACTTCCCCTGGGAAAACGGCCGCTACCCCTTGCTCACCGAGCCCCAGCCCGGCTACCACGGCCTGAGGCTCACCGAGGCCTTCGGGGAGCTCGCCTTCATCGTCAAGGCCCGGGTGGACGGCCTCCGCGACCAGGGACAGGCCCTAGGGCCCTTTGAGGCCTGGGTGGTCCTCCTCGGTCTGGAAACCCTCTCCCTTAGGGCCGAGCGCCACGTGGAGAACACCCTGCACCTCGCCCACTGGCTTTTGGATCAGCCCCAGGTGGCCTGGGTGAACTACCCGGGGCTGGAGGGCCACCCCCACTATGAAAGGGCCCAGAAGTACTTCCAGGGCAAGCCGGGGGCCGTCCTCACCTTCGGCCTCAAAGGGGGGTACGAGGCGGCGAAGCGCTTCATCTCCCGGCTCAAGCTCATCTCCCACCTGGCCAACGTGGGGGATACCCGGACCCTGGCCATCCACCCCGCCTCCACCACCCACTCCCAGCTCTCCCCCGAGGAGCAGGCGCTGGCCGGGGTTTCCCCGGAGATGGTGCGGCTTTCCGTGGGCTTGGAGCACGTGGAGGACCTGAAGGCGGAGCTCAAGGAGGCCCTGGCATGA
- the hemL gene encoding glutamate-1-semialdehyde 2,1-aminomutase, whose amino-acid sequence MERPISEAYFQEAKRHIPGGVSSPVRAFKAVGGTPPFLVRGEGAYVWDADGNRYLDYVMSWGPLILGHAHPKVLARVRETLERGLTFGAPNPLEVALAKKVKRAYPGVDLVRFVNSGTEATMSALRLARGYTGRPYIVKFRGNYHGHADGLLVEAGSGALTLGVPSSAGVPEAYARLTLVLEYNDPEGLREALRRRGEEIAAILFEPVVGNAGVLAPTPEFLKALHEAREFGVLLIADEVMTGFRLAFGGATELLGLKPDLVTLGKILGGGLPAAAYGGRREIMEKVAPLGPVYQAGTLSGNPLAMAAGLATLEILEENPGYYRYLEALGAKLEAGLKEVLSEKGLPHAVNRVGSMITVFFTEGPVVTFQDAKRTDTELFKRFFHGLLDRGVYWPPSNFEAAFLSVAHREEDVERTLEALENAL is encoded by the coding sequence ATGGAGCGGCCCATCTCCGAGGCCTACTTCCAGGAGGCGAAGCGGCACATCCCGGGCGGGGTGAGCAGCCCGGTCAGGGCCTTCAAGGCCGTGGGCGGCACCCCCCCCTTCCTGGTGCGGGGCGAGGGGGCCTATGTGTGGGATGCGGACGGAAACCGCTACCTGGACTACGTGATGAGCTGGGGCCCCCTGATCCTGGGCCACGCCCACCCCAAGGTCCTCGCCAGGGTGCGGGAGACCCTGGAAAGGGGCCTCACCTTCGGGGCGCCAAACCCCCTGGAGGTGGCCCTGGCCAAGAAGGTGAAGCGGGCCTACCCGGGGGTGGACCTGGTGCGCTTCGTGAACTCGGGGACGGAGGCCACCATGTCGGCCCTCCGCCTCGCCCGGGGGTATACGGGGAGGCCCTACATCGTCAAGTTCCGGGGCAACTACCACGGCCACGCGGACGGCCTCCTGGTGGAGGCGGGCTCGGGGGCCCTGACCCTGGGCGTTCCCTCCTCCGCCGGGGTGCCCGAGGCCTACGCCAGGCTCACCCTGGTCCTGGAGTACAACGACCCCGAAGGCCTGCGGGAGGCCTTAAGGAGGCGGGGCGAGGAGATCGCCGCCATCCTCTTTGAGCCGGTGGTGGGGAACGCTGGGGTCCTCGCGCCTACCCCCGAGTTCCTGAAGGCCCTCCACGAGGCCCGGGAGTTTGGTGTCCTCCTTATCGCCGACGAGGTGATGACGGGCTTCCGCCTGGCCTTCGGGGGGGCCACGGAGCTCCTTGGCCTAAAGCCCGACCTCGTCACCCTGGGGAAGATCCTGGGCGGAGGGCTTCCCGCTGCGGCCTACGGGGGGAGGCGGGAGATCATGGAGAAGGTGGCCCCCCTGGGCCCGGTCTACCAGGCGGGGACGCTTTCCGGGAACCCCCTCGCCATGGCGGCAGGGCTTGCCACCTTGGAGATTTTGGAGGAAAACCCCGGGTACTACCGTTACCTGGAGGCCCTCGGGGCTAAGCTGGAGGCGGGCCTAAAAGAGGTCCTCTCGGAAAAGGGCCTTCCCCATGCGGTGAACCGGGTGGGTTCCATGATCACCGTCTTCTTCACCGAAGGTCCCGTGGTCACCTTCCAGGACGCCAAGCGCACGGACACGGAGCTCTTCAAGCGCTTCTTCCATGGTCTTCTGGACAGGGGAGTGTATTGGCCCCCCTCTAACTTTGAGGCGGCTTTCCTCTCCGTGGCCCACAGGGAGGAGGATGTGGAAAGGACCCTCGAGGCCCTAGAGAATGCCCTATAA
- the trpC gene encoding indole-3-glycerol phosphate synthase TrpC, with translation MRPDLSQVPGVLGEIARARAREVVPYPLPAPPPVPSFREALRGGGLALIAEVKRASPSEGPIRQVDAVEAAKAYAAGGARAISVLTEPHRFGGSLADLVRVREAVALPLLRKDFVVDPFMLEEARAFGASAALLIVALLGEGTGAYLEEARRLGLEALVEVHTERELELALEAGAEVIGINNRDLATLRVDLDTAPRLGRLARKRGFSGVLVAESGYSRKEELKALKGMFDAVLVGTGLMRRADLAAAVRELVG, from the coding sequence ATGCGGCCGGACCTTTCCCAGGTGCCTGGGGTCTTGGGGGAGATCGCCCGGGCGCGGGCCCGGGAGGTGGTCCCCTACCCCTTGCCTGCGCCCCCTCCCGTGCCCTCCTTCCGCGAGGCCCTAAGGGGAGGAGGCCTTGCCCTCATCGCCGAGGTGAAGCGGGCAAGCCCTTCGGAGGGGCCTATACGGCAGGTGGACGCCGTGGAGGCGGCCAAGGCCTATGCGGCGGGGGGTGCCCGGGCCATCAGCGTCCTCACCGAGCCCCACCGCTTCGGGGGGAGCCTTGCCGACCTTGTGCGGGTGCGGGAGGCGGTAGCGCTTCCCCTTCTCCGCAAGGACTTCGTGGTGGACCCCTTCATGCTGGAGGAGGCCCGGGCCTTTGGGGCGAGCGCCGCCCTCCTCATCGTGGCCCTCCTCGGGGAAGGCACGGGGGCCTACCTGGAGGAGGCGAGGCGGCTTGGCCTCGAGGCCCTGGTGGAGGTGCACACGGAAAGGGAACTGGAGCTGGCCCTCGAGGCCGGGGCCGAGGTCATCGGCATCAACAACCGCGACCTCGCCACCCTCCGCGTGGACCTGGACACCGCGCCCCGCCTGGGTCGGCTGGCGCGCAAGCGGGGGTTTTCGGGGGTCCTGGTGGCCGAGTCCGGGTATTCCCGCAAAGAGGAGCTAAAGGCCCTAAAGGGGATGTTTGATGCCGTCCTCGTGGGTACCGGCCTCATGCGGCGCGCGGATTTGGCGGCTGCGGTGCGGGAGCTTGTAGGATAG
- a CDS encoding alpha-ketoacid dehydrogenase subunit beta, producing the protein MVRERTRVLNLVQAVNEALDLALSRDERVLVFGEDVGRLGGVFRVTEGLQEKYGERRVFDTPLAESGILGLAIGLAMGGMRPVAEIQFAGFLYPALDQILSHLGRWRHRSRGRVGLPVVVRAPYGGGVHTPEQHADSPEALLGHTPGVKVVIPSSPERAKGLLLSAIEDEDPVFFLEAIKLYRGARAEVPEGYYTLPLGKARVLKEGKAATLIGYGGMVEVMLEAAEVARKEGVEVMVVDLETLVPLDEETLLEAVRETGRAIVVYEAMRTGGFGAEIAARIAEGAIDYLQAPVLRVAGYDAPYPPFSAIEHLYRPNARRVLAALRKALTY; encoded by the coding sequence ATGGTGAGGGAAAGGACGCGCGTCCTCAACCTGGTCCAGGCGGTCAACGAGGCCCTGGACCTGGCCCTTTCCCGCGACGAGAGGGTCCTGGTCTTCGGGGAGGACGTGGGGAGGCTTGGCGGCGTCTTCCGGGTGACGGAGGGCCTCCAGGAAAAGTACGGGGAAAGGCGGGTCTTTGACACCCCCCTCGCGGAAAGCGGCATTCTGGGCTTGGCCATCGGCCTCGCCATGGGGGGGATGCGCCCCGTGGCCGAGATCCAGTTTGCCGGGTTTTTGTACCCCGCCTTAGACCAGATCCTCTCCCACCTGGGCCGCTGGCGGCACCGCTCCCGGGGGCGGGTGGGGCTTCCCGTGGTGGTGCGGGCACCTTACGGGGGGGGCGTCCACACCCCCGAGCAGCACGCGGACTCCCCCGAGGCCCTCCTTGGCCATACCCCCGGGGTCAAGGTGGTGATCCCCTCAAGCCCGGAAAGGGCCAAGGGGCTTCTCCTTTCCGCCATAGAGGACGAGGACCCGGTCTTCTTCCTCGAGGCCATCAAGCTTTACCGGGGGGCCAGGGCCGAGGTGCCCGAGGGCTACTACACCCTGCCCCTGGGGAAGGCCCGGGTCCTCAAGGAGGGGAAGGCCGCCACCTTAATCGGCTACGGGGGGATGGTGGAGGTGATGCTGGAGGCGGCGGAGGTGGCCCGGAAGGAGGGGGTGGAGGTGATGGTGGTGGACCTGGAGACCCTGGTCCCCCTGGACGAGGAGACCCTCCTCGAGGCCGTGCGGGAAACGGGCCGGGCCATCGTGGTCTACGAGGCCATGCGCACCGGGGGCTTCGGGGCCGAGATCGCCGCCCGCATCGCCGAAGGGGCCATAGATTACCTCCAGGCTCCGGTGCTCCGGGTGGCGGGCTACGACGCCCCCTACCCCCCCTTCAGCGCCATTGAGCACCTCTACCGGCCAAACGCGAGGCGGGTCCTCGCCGCCCTCAGGAAGGCGCTCACCTATTAG
- the tpiA gene encoding triose-phosphate isomerase: protein MRRVLVAGNWKMHKTPSEARVWFAELKRLLPPLESEAAVLPAYPMLPAAKEVLSGTGVAYGAQDVSPHREGAYTGEVSARMLSDLGCCYAIVGHSERRRYHGETDALVAEKAKRLLEEGITPILCVGEPLEIRERGEAEAYTLGQLLRSLEGVEPHAPERLVIAYEPVWAIGTGKNATPEDAEAMHQAIRKALAERYGEAFASRVRILYGGSVNPKNFAHLLSMPNVDGGLVGGASLELESFLALLRIAG, encoded by the coding sequence ATGCGGCGCGTCTTGGTGGCGGGCAACTGGAAGATGCACAAGACCCCTTCCGAAGCCCGGGTCTGGTTCGCCGAGCTCAAGAGGCTCCTTCCCCCCCTGGAGTCGGAGGCGGCGGTCCTCCCCGCCTACCCCATGCTCCCCGCGGCCAAGGAGGTGCTCTCGGGCACAGGGGTGGCCTACGGGGCCCAGGACGTCTCCCCCCACAGGGAGGGGGCCTACACGGGGGAGGTCTCGGCCCGGATGCTTTCCGACCTCGGCTGCTGCTACGCCATCGTGGGCCACTCGGAGAGGAGGCGCTACCACGGGGAGACGGACGCCCTGGTGGCGGAGAAGGCCAAGCGGCTTCTGGAGGAGGGGATCACCCCCATCCTTTGCGTGGGCGAACCTCTGGAGATCCGGGAAAGGGGAGAGGCGGAGGCCTACACCCTGGGGCAGCTTCTTAGGAGCCTAGAGGGGGTGGAGCCCCACGCCCCCGAGCGCCTGGTCATCGCCTACGAGCCCGTGTGGGCCATCGGCACCGGGAAGAACGCCACCCCCGAGGACGCCGAGGCCATGCACCAGGCGATCCGCAAGGCCCTCGCGGAGCGGTACGGGGAGGCCTTCGCCAGCCGGGTCCGCATCCTCTACGGGGGAAGCGTGAACCCCAAGAACTTCGCCCACCTCCTTTCCATGCCCAACGTGGACGGGGGGCTCGTGGGCGGGGCGAGCCTGGAGCTTGAGAGCTTCCTCGCCCTCCTCCGGATCGCAGGTTAG
- the mnmE gene encoding tRNA uridine-5-carboxymethylaminomethyl(34) synthesis GTPase MnmE gives MNLKDPICAVATAPGKGAVGVVRLSGEGALEIAARVWRGKDPRRLGGGRFTFGEVVDPRTGEAIDQALLLVFRAPRSYTGEDLVEFQTHGSPAVLRRVMEVLVAEGARPAGRGEFTFRAYLHGKLDLAQAEAVLALVEAEGELARRQALRALEGALSKRIARLEGRLLDLLAHVQALLDYPEEGVEPLEAARTIREVLAEVEALLAQAKASRLAQKGARLALIGAPNAGKSSLLNALLGYERALVSPLPGTTRDYLEAPLELFGLPLVAVDTAGVRETEDPLERMGVERALRIAEEADLILYVVDRSLPRPTPPPLPWERTLKVATKSDLPPAWEDPGFLPVSSLTGEGLDRLKEALKEALLGREGGEVLLTERQVEALLRAKERLQEALALPEDLMGLALEEAARALALLTGKEVGEEVVARVFRNFCVGK, from the coding sequence GTGAACCTCAAGGACCCCATCTGCGCCGTGGCCACCGCTCCCGGGAAGGGGGCGGTGGGCGTGGTGCGCCTTTCGGGGGAGGGGGCTTTGGAGATCGCCGCAAGGGTCTGGCGGGGGAAGGACCCGAGGCGCCTTGGGGGAGGGCGCTTCACCTTTGGAGAGGTGGTGGACCCCAGGACGGGGGAGGCCATTGACCAGGCCCTCCTCCTCGTCTTCCGCGCCCCCCGCTCCTACACGGGGGAGGACCTGGTGGAGTTCCAGACCCACGGCTCTCCTGCGGTGCTACGGCGGGTGATGGAGGTCCTGGTGGCGGAGGGCGCACGGCCCGCGGGGCGGGGGGAGTTCACCTTCCGGGCCTACCTCCACGGCAAGCTGGACCTGGCCCAGGCGGAGGCGGTCCTGGCCCTCGTTGAGGCGGAGGGGGAGCTTGCGAGGCGTCAGGCCCTGAGGGCCCTCGAGGGGGCGCTTTCAAAGAGGATCGCAAGGCTGGAGGGGCGGCTCCTGGACCTCCTCGCCCACGTCCAGGCCCTCCTGGACTATCCCGAGGAGGGCGTGGAGCCCCTGGAGGCGGCACGGACCATCCGCGAGGTCCTCGCCGAGGTGGAGGCCCTCCTCGCCCAGGCCAAGGCCTCCCGCCTGGCCCAAAAGGGGGCCCGCCTCGCCCTCATCGGGGCCCCGAACGCCGGGAAAAGCTCCCTCTTGAACGCCCTTTTGGGCTACGAAAGGGCCCTCGTTTCCCCCCTTCCCGGCACCACCCGGGACTACCTCGAGGCCCCCCTGGAGCTCTTCGGCCTTCCCCTGGTGGCCGTGGACACCGCCGGGGTGCGGGAGACGGAAGACCCCCTGGAGCGGATGGGAGTGGAACGGGCCCTCAGGATCGCCGAGGAGGCGGACCTCATCCTCTACGTGGTGGACCGCTCCCTGCCCAGGCCCACCCCGCCCCCCCTTCCCTGGGAGAGGACCCTCAAGGTGGCCACCAAGAGCGACCTCCCCCCGGCCTGGGAGGACCCCGGGTTCCTCCCCGTTTCCAGCCTCACGGGGGAGGGGTTGGACCGGCTGAAGGAAGCCCTGAAGGAGGCCCTTCTGGGGAGGGAGGGCGGGGAGGTGCTCCTCACCGAGCGCCAGGTGGAGGCCCTCCTAAGGGCCAAGGAGCGCCTCCAGGAGGCCCTCGCCCTCCCCGAGGACCTCATGGGCTTGGCCTTGGAGGAGGCGGCCCGGGCCCTTGCCCTCCTCACGGGCAAGGAGGTGGGGGAGGAGGTGGTGGCCCGGGTCTTCCGAAACTTCTGCGTGGGGAAGTGA
- a CDS encoding pyridoxal phosphate-dependent aminotransferase, whose product MCLHPRTEAAKESIFPRMSQLAQRLGAVNLGQGFPSNPPPPFLLEAVRRALGRQDQYAPPAGLPALREALAEEFAVEPEAVVVTSGATEALYVLLQSLVGPGDEVVVLEPFFDVYLPDAFLAGAKARLVRLTLAEGGFLLDLAALEGALTPRTRVLLLNTPMNPTGLVFKEAELKAIAELARRHDLFLVSDEVYDELYYGERPMRLREFAPERTFTVGSAGKRLEATGYRVGWIVGPKEFMPPVAGMRQWTSFSAPTPLQAGVAEALRVARREGFYEALRESYRKRRDLLAGGLRSLGLRVFVPEGTYFLMAELPGWDAFRLVERARVALIPASAFYREDPPRDLFRLAFCKSEEELSLALERLAPVVNSPL is encoded by the coding sequence ATGTGCCTCCACCCCCGCACCGAGGCCGCCAAGGAGAGCATCTTCCCCAGGATGAGCCAGCTCGCCCAACGCCTGGGCGCGGTGAACCTGGGCCAGGGGTTTCCCTCTAACCCCCCGCCTCCCTTCCTCCTGGAGGCGGTGCGGCGCGCCCTGGGCCGCCAGGATCAGTACGCCCCCCCGGCGGGGCTTCCTGCGCTAAGAGAGGCCCTGGCCGAAGAGTTTGCCGTGGAGCCCGAGGCCGTGGTGGTCACCTCCGGGGCCACGGAGGCCCTTTACGTCCTCCTGCAAAGCCTCGTGGGCCCCGGGGACGAGGTGGTGGTGCTGGAGCCTTTCTTTGACGTCTACCTGCCGGACGCCTTCCTGGCCGGGGCCAAGGCCCGCCTGGTGCGCCTCACCCTCGCCGAGGGGGGCTTCCTCCTGGACCTCGCCGCCCTGGAGGGGGCCCTCACCCCGAGGACCCGGGTCCTCCTCCTCAACACCCCCATGAACCCCACGGGCCTCGTCTTCAAGGAGGCGGAGCTAAAGGCCATCGCCGAGCTTGCGCGGAGGCACGACCTCTTCCTCGTTTCCGACGAGGTCTACGACGAGCTCTACTATGGGGAGAGGCCCATGCGCCTTAGGGAGTTCGCCCCCGAGCGCACCTTCACCGTGGGGAGCGCGGGGAAGCGCCTCGAGGCCACGGGCTACCGGGTGGGCTGGATCGTGGGGCCTAAGGAGTTCATGCCCCCCGTCGCAGGGATGCGCCAGTGGACGAGCTTCTCCGCCCCCACGCCCCTCCAGGCCGGGGTAGCGGAGGCCTTAAGGGTGGCGCGGCGCGAGGGCTTCTACGAGGCCCTGCGGGAAAGCTACCGGAAAAGGCGGGACCTCCTGGCCGGGGGGCTTAGGTCCCTGGGCCTCCGCGTCTTCGTGCCCGAGGGCACCTATTTCCTCATGGCCGAGCTCCCGGGGTGGGACGCCTTCCGCCTGGTGGAACGGGCCCGGGTGGCCCTCATCCCCGCCTCGGCCTTCTACCGGGAAGACCCCCCCAGGGACCTCTTCCGCCTCGCCTTCTGCAAGAGCGAGGAGGAGCTTTCCTTAGCCCTTGAGCGCCTGGCCCCCGTGGTAAACTCCCCCCTGTGA
- the metX gene encoding homoserine O-acetyltransferase MetX, which produces MKEIPLGQAKACFEAWGEHEALLLKPPRSPLSIPPPKPRTAVLFPKREGFYTELGGYLPEVRLRFETYGRLARRRDNAVLVFHALTGSAHLAGTYDEETFQSLSPLEQAFGREGWWDSLVGPGRILDPALYYVISANHLGSCYGSTGPLSLDPLTGRPYGRDFPSLTLRDLARAQARLLDHLGVERATLIGGSLGGMVALEFALMYPERVRKLVVLAAPPRHGPWARAFNHLARQAILQDPEYQRGNPAPKGMALARGIAMMSYRAPEGFEARWGAEPELGESYLDYQGERFLKRFHAESYLVLSRAMDTHDVGRGRGGVEEALKRLRSIPSLFVGIDTDLLYPAWEVRQAARMAGARYREIKSPHGHDAFLIETDQVEEILEGFLP; this is translated from the coding sequence ATGAAGGAGATCCCCCTTGGTCAGGCGAAAGCCTGTTTTGAGGCCTGGGGGGAGCACGAGGCCCTCCTCCTCAAGCCCCCCCGCTCCCCCCTCTCCATCCCTCCGCCCAAGCCCCGCACCGCCGTGCTCTTCCCCAAGCGGGAGGGGTTCTACACGGAGCTCGGCGGGTACCTCCCCGAGGTGCGCCTTCGCTTTGAGACCTACGGCAGGCTTGCGAGGAGGCGGGATAATGCTGTCCTTGTCTTCCACGCCCTCACGGGAAGCGCCCACCTGGCGGGCACCTACGACGAGGAAACCTTCCAAAGCCTCTCCCCCCTGGAGCAGGCCTTCGGCCGGGAAGGCTGGTGGGATAGCCTGGTGGGCCCGGGCCGGATCCTGGACCCCGCCCTTTACTACGTAATCTCCGCCAACCACCTGGGAAGCTGCTACGGCTCCACCGGCCCCCTCTCCCTGGACCCCCTTACGGGGCGCCCCTACGGCCGGGACTTCCCCTCCCTCACCCTCCGGGACCTGGCCCGGGCCCAGGCAAGGCTTCTGGACCACCTGGGGGTGGAGAGGGCCACCCTCATCGGGGGAAGCCTCGGCGGGATGGTGGCCCTAGAGTTCGCCCTCATGTATCCAGAAAGGGTCAGGAAGCTCGTGGTCCTGGCCGCCCCCCCCCGGCACGGGCCCTGGGCCCGGGCCTTCAATCACCTCGCCCGGCAGGCCATCCTGCAAGACCCCGAGTACCAGAGGGGGAACCCCGCCCCCAAGGGCATGGCCCTCGCCCGGGGGATCGCCATGATGAGCTACCGGGCCCCCGAGGGGTTTGAGGCCCGCTGGGGCGCGGAGCCCGAGCTTGGGGAAAGCTACCTGGACTACCAGGGGGAGAGGTTTCTAAAGCGATTCCACGCAGAAAGCTACCTCGTCCTCTCCCGGGCCATGGACACCCACGACGTGGGCCGGGGCCGGGGCGGGGTGGAGGAGGCTCTGAAGCGCCTAAGGTCCATCCCCTCCCTCTTCGTGGGGATAGACACCGACCTCCTCTACCCCGCCTGGGAGGTGAGGCAAGCGGCCCGGATGGCGGGGGCCCGCTACCGGGAGATCAAGAGCCCCCACGGGCACGACGCCTTCCTGATAGAGACGGACCAGGTGGAGGAGATCCTCGAGGGCTTCCTCCCCTAA
- the pdhA gene encoding pyruvate dehydrogenase (acetyl-transferring) E1 component subunit alpha, which yields MKPQVVQYLNKGEFPLGEEEALRLYRAMRRARFFDEKALTLQRQGRLGVYAPFMGQEAAQVGVALALGEGDWVVPSYRESAMLLAKGLPLHTLILYWRAHPAGWRFPEGVRAVNPYIPIATQIPQAVGLALAGRYRGEDWVVATSIGDGGTSKGDFHEGLNFAAVLGAPVVFLVQNNGYAISVPRSRQMKVDYLARRAEGYGMPGVVVDGNDAFAVYLEAKKAVERARKGEGPTLLEALTYRLAPHTTSDDPSRYRPKEEEEAWRAKDPILRLRKALEERGLWDQEREQTLLEALEEEFARELALTDQAPEPRPEEIVEHVYAEMGPDQRRAFEALKRGFHLEEAW from the coding sequence GTGAAGCCCCAAGTGGTCCAGTACCTAAATAAGGGCGAGTTCCCCCTAGGGGAGGAGGAGGCCTTAAGGCTCTACCGGGCCATGCGCCGGGCCCGGTTTTTTGACGAGAAGGCCCTCACCCTCCAGCGGCAGGGGAGGCTCGGGGTCTACGCCCCCTTCATGGGCCAGGAGGCGGCCCAGGTGGGGGTGGCCCTGGCCCTCGGGGAGGGGGACTGGGTGGTCCCCTCTTACCGGGAAAGCGCCATGCTCCTCGCCAAGGGACTCCCCCTCCACACCCTGATCCTCTACTGGCGGGCCCACCCTGCGGGCTGGCGCTTCCCCGAGGGGGTGCGGGCGGTGAACCCCTACATCCCCATCGCCACCCAGATCCCCCAGGCGGTGGGCCTGGCCCTGGCGGGGCGGTACCGGGGGGAGGACTGGGTGGTGGCCACCTCCATCGGGGACGGCGGCACCAGCAAGGGGGACTTCCACGAGGGCCTGAACTTCGCCGCGGTCTTGGGCGCCCCCGTGGTCTTCCTGGTGCAGAACAACGGGTACGCCATCAGCGTCCCCCGGAGCAGGCAGATGAAGGTGGACTACCTGGCCCGGCGGGCCGAGGGGTACGGGATGCCGGGGGTGGTGGTGGACGGGAACGACGCCTTCGCCGTGTACCTCGAGGCCAAAAAGGCGGTGGAAAGGGCCAGGAAGGGGGAGGGGCCCACCCTCCTCGAGGCCCTCACCTACCGCCTCGCCCCCCACACCACCTCCGATGACCCCAGCCGCTACCGCCCGAAGGAGGAGGAGGAGGCTTGGCGGGCCAAAGACCCTATCCTCCGCCTGCGGAAGGCCCTGGAGGAGCGGGGCCTCTGGGACCAGGAGCGGGAGCAGACCCTCCTGGAGGCGCTTGAGGAGGAGTTCGCCCGGGAGCTCGCCCTGACCGACCAGGCCCCCGAGCCCCGACCCGAGGAGATCGTGGAGCACGTCTATGCCGAGATGGGCCCCGACCAGAGGCGGGCCTTTGAGGCGCTCAAGCGGGGCTTCCACCTGGAGGAAGCATGGTGA